Within the Streptomyces sp. R41 genome, the region TGCAGCGCAAGGTCGAGGGCCGGCCCAAGGACATCGCCCTCCTCGCGGAGATGGAGGCGGAGCACGCCCGCCTCGACCCGCAGCTCACCGCCGTCGACGCGGCCCTCAGGAACCGGTCGGCCGAACTCGCCGAACTCGTCCACGCGTTGGCCACGACCCTCGACGACCACCTCGCGCACGAGGAGGCGAGCGCCCTGCCGCTCATCCAGGAGGTGCTGACGCCCGCGGACTGGGGTGCCTTCACCGGACGTATCCGCGAGACGCAGGGCCTGCGCGGGGCGGCCGTCTTCGTGCCGTGGATCGTCGACGGCATCCCGCCCGCCGACCGCGCCGCGTTCCTCGGCGCGCTGCCCCCGCCCGTCCGCGTCCTCAACCGCCTGTTCTGGGAGGCGGGTTACCGCAGGCGCGGGCTG harbors:
- a CDS encoding hemerythrin domain-containing protein translates to MSIDLTAMYASHDAFRRDLVRLGKAAADGTAFTPQVRAGWDNFTHQLHIHHTAEDSDLWPRVQRKVEGRPKDIALLAEMEAEHARLDPQLTAVDAALRNRSAELAELVHALATTLDDHLAHEEASALPLIQEVLTPADWGAFTGRIRETQGLRGAAVFVPWIVDGIPPADRAAFLGALPPPVRVLNRLFWEAGYRRRGLWRT